The genomic region GTGCTCCGGGCGGCACGCGCCAACGGGATATCGGTTCGGATCGGGGTGAACTCGGGCTCGATCGAGAAGGAACTCCTTTCGCGCCACGGCGGCCCGACGCCCGCCGCACTGGTCGAAAGCGCCGAATCCGCGCTTCGGATATGCGAGAAGGCCCGCTTCGCGAAATTGAAGTTTTCCCTCAAGGCTTCAGACGTCATGACGACGGTCGAGGCCTATCGGCTGTTTTCCCGCAGGTTCGATTACCCGTTGCACATTGGCGTGACGGAGGCCGGGACGTTCTTCTCCGGAACCGTGAAGTCGTCGGTCGGGCTCGGGACGTTGCTTTCGGAGGGCATCGGGGATACGTTGCGCGTTTCGATCACCGGGCCGCCCGAGGACGAGGTGCGAATCGGTTTCGAGATCCTCAAGAGCCTCGGGCTGCGGCGGCGCGGGCCCGACTTCATCTCCTGCCCGACCTGCGGCCGCGTCGCTATCGACGTGGTCTCGATCGCCTCCGAGGTCGAGCGCAGGCTTGCCGATATCTCCGTCCCGCTGAAGGTGGCGGTGATGGGGTGCGCGGTCAACGGCCCCGGCGAGGCGCGCGAGGCCGACGTCGGCGTGGCCGGCGGGAAAGGCGAGGGTTTGCTGTTCGTCAAGGGAGAGATCGTCCGTAAGGTGAAGGAAAAAGACATCGTGGCCGAAGTCGTTCGCCTGGCGAGACGACTGGCCGCCATCAAGGAGAAGGTATCGTGATTCGCTATTCCCGCTATTTCATGCCGACCACCAAGGAGACCCCCTCCGACGCCGAGGTGGTCAGCCATCGCCTCATGCTCCGCGGCGGGTTCATCCGTAAAGTGGCTTCCGGGATCTACAACTATATGCCGGCGGGTTTGCGCGTCCTGCGCAAGGTCGAGCGGATCATTCGC from Candidatus Deferrimicrobiaceae bacterium harbors:
- the ispG gene encoding flavodoxin-dependent (E)-4-hydroxy-3-methylbut-2-enyl-diphosphate synthase; this encodes MIERRKTRTIRVGEVSVGGKSPVTVQSMTNTDTRDVRATVAQIRSLAREGCEIVRVAIPDAAAADAFRKIRQKSPLPVIADIHFDHRLAIACAENGADALRINPGNIGGEARTREVLRAARANGISVRIGVNSGSIEKELLSRHGGPTPAALVESAESALRICEKARFAKLKFSLKASDVMTTVEAYRLFSRRFDYPLHIGVTEAGTFFSGTVKSSVGLGTLLSEGIGDTLRVSITGPPEDEVRIGFEILKSLGLRRRGPDFISCPTCGRVAIDVVSIASEVERRLADISVPLKVAVMGCAVNGPGEAREADVGVAGGKGEGLLFVKGEIVRKVKEKDIVAEVVRLARRLAAIKEKVS